The Blautia obeum ATCC 29174 region TTTCTTCACACAAATTTCTAAATACTTAAAAAAAGTTGGCAGAAAGGAGGAATGAGAGTGGGAAGACCGAGAAAACCATTGGAAATGCAGAGAGGAAACCTCACTGTGATAAGCATGGAACGCAGAAAAAATGAAGAAAAAAAAGTAAAAACCGGATCGAGCCAGCTCAGCAGACCTTCGGATTGGCTAATCGATGAAGTGGCAGTGAAAGAATGGAAAAGAATCGTAAAAGAACTGAAAAAAATAAATCTTATTGGAAATCTGGATAGAAATAACCTGGGCGGCTACTGTAATGCTTTCGCAAATTATGTAAAAGCTACAAATATTTTAAGAGATCAGACATTTTACATAGATCGCGAGACACGTAATGGAGTGATTGTGGTAAAGAATCCTATGGTAGATATCCAGAAAGGATATGCTGAGGAAATGAGAAGATTTGCTTCATTATGTGGCTTAACTATAGATGCAAGGCTGAAGGCAGCAGCTATAAAGACAGATAAAACACAAGAAGATATTACAAAGAAGTTTGGTAATATATGACGATTAAAGAGGAATTACAGGAATATGCCAGGCAGTGCCTTAGCGGCGTAATAATATCCGGAAAGAAACATAAGTGGGCCTGCAGGAGATTTTTAGAGGACTGCAAAAAAGAAGAGGCAGCTTTAAGCTTGAAGGAGCCGTGGCCTTACATTTGGAATGAAGAAGAAGCAAATGGAATTGTTGAATGGTTCAGCCTGCTCAGACATTCAAAAGGAGATCTTGCGGGACAGCCGATTGTCTTAACGGTATGGCAGAAATTCAATTTGTGCCAATTGTATGGTTGGAGAGAAAGAGCAACTGGATATAAAAGATTCCGACAATCGTTTATAGAGGTTGGAAGAAAAAATGCAAAGTCACAAATGGAAGCAGGAGTAGCTTTATATGAAATATCTGTCTGGTCTACTCGAAATCAGGAAAATTACGAATATTATACAGCAGGTACTAAGCGCGATCAGTCAAAAATCATATTGAATGAAGCAAAATTAATGCTGAATAATTCACCGTTAAAGACTAAATTCAAGCTCACACGTGATGCAGTCTTTCATAGAAAAACAGGCAGTTTTATCAAAGCTCTGTCGAAGGAAGACGGACAGAATGGTGATGGTACTAATCCGGCCGGGTTGATCTTGGACGAATATCATCAGCATAAAACAACTGAATTCTATGATCTAGGACTTGGCTCTAATACAAAAGAGCCGTTACTGATGATCATTACGACAGCCGGAATGGATCTGACCTATCCCTGCTACACACAGGAGTATACATATTGTTCAAAGATACTTAATCCGGATATAGATATTGATAATGATAAATATCTGGTTGATATTTGTGAAGTTGATCCGGAGGATTATAAAGAGAATCTTGAAAATCTGGAAGATGAGAGATTGTGGGAAAAAGCAAATCCGATAAGGATGAGTTACGAAAATGGTAGAGAAAAGATCAGGGATGCGTGGAAGGTTGCAAAAAGTATTCCTGAGAAGATGACTGCATTTCTGACAAAGATGCTCAATATCTGGGTACAGGCAAAAGAAAACGGCTACATGGACATGGCAAAGTGGAATGCCTGTGAAGTTTGTGAGATTCCGATTGACACAAAAGGGATGGATGTATATGTCGGATTTGATATGTCGGCAAAGATTGACTTAACTTCAGTAGCATTTGTTATCCCATTTAAGAGTGAAGAACTGGATGAAAATGATGAACCGATTGTAAAATATATTGTATATTCGCATTCGTTTATACCGAACAGAGAAAAACTTTGTGAAAGGAAGGCAAAAGATAAAGTAGACTATGATGCATGGGAGAGACAGGGATTCCTGACGGTCACGGAGACACCGATTGTTAATCAGGATGCTGTAATGAAATATGTTTTGAAGGTATGTAGAGAAAATGAATGGAAGATACATACACTATGTTTTGATCCAGCGAATGCAAGCAAATTGATGATGGATTTGTCTGATCAGGGATACGTTGTAGAAGAAGTATATCAAAGTCATAAATCACTGAATGAATCTACACAGGGATTCAGAGAACAGGTATATTCAAGAAATATCTTGTATACGCATAATCCACTTCTGAATTTTGCAATGAGCAATGCGGTTATCAGAAAAAATAATGGATTGATCAAGATTGATAAAGATGCCACAACAAAGCGAATCGATCCCGTTGATGCTGTTTTGTGTGCATACAAACTCGCTATGTATCATGAGTTTTACCCTTCTGTATTGAAGGGAATAGATGAATTTTTGGAGAGTGACTGGTAATGAATATTGCGAAAAGGATAAAAAATGCAATACAGGCATTAAAAGGACAAACTGTAGAACTGAATGATAAAGAACTTTTAGAGTGGCTTGGAATATCTACGACAAATTATAAAGCAGTATCAGAAGTAACATATTATACGTGTCTGAAATTACTTGCGGAAACATTGGGGAAAATGCCACTTAAATATTATCAACAGACAGAAAGAGGACGGATCCGTGCTGATCCTACAACTGCCGGGATACTCATGAGTGTACGTCCAAATCCATATATGACACCAACGACTATGTGGACCACAGTTGAACAGAATTGTCAGCACTATGGAAATGGCTATATCTGGATAA contains the following coding sequences:
- a CDS encoding phage terminase small subunit P27 family; translated protein: MRVGRPRKPLEMQRGNLTVISMERRKNEEKKVKTGSSQLSRPSDWLIDEVAVKEWKRIVKELKKINLIGNLDRNNLGGYCNAFANYVKATNILRDQTFYIDRETRNGVIVVKNPMVDIQKGYAEEMRRFASLCGLTIDARLKAAAIKTDKTQEDITKKFGNI
- a CDS encoding terminase large subunit, whose translation is MTIKEELQEYARQCLSGVIISGKKHKWACRRFLEDCKKEEAALSLKEPWPYIWNEEEANGIVEWFSLLRHSKGDLAGQPIVLTVWQKFNLCQLYGWRERATGYKRFRQSFIEVGRKNAKSQMEAGVALYEISVWSTRNQENYEYYTAGTKRDQSKIILNEAKLMLNNSPLKTKFKLTRDAVFHRKTGSFIKALSKEDGQNGDGTNPAGLILDEYHQHKTTEFYDLGLGSNTKEPLLMIITTAGMDLTYPCYTQEYTYCSKILNPDIDIDNDKYLVDICEVDPEDYKENLENLEDERLWEKANPIRMSYENGREKIRDAWKVAKSIPEKMTAFLTKMLNIWVQAKENGYMDMAKWNACEVCEIPIDTKGMDVYVGFDMSAKIDLTSVAFVIPFKSEELDENDEPIVKYIVYSHSFIPNREKLCERKAKDKVDYDAWERQGFLTVTETPIVNQDAVMKYVLKVCRENEWKIHTLCFDPANASKLMMDLSDQGYVVEEVYQSHKSLNESTQGFREQVYSRNILYTHNPLLNFAMSNAVIRKNNGLIKIDKDATTKRIDPVDAVLCAYKLAMYHEFYPSVLKGIDEFLESDW